A window of Cryptomeria japonica chromosome 3, Sugi_1.0, whole genome shotgun sequence contains these coding sequences:
- the LOC131054131 gene encoding zinc transporter 1: protein MSSDSCSSDASDGCYDKDLALKLRIGALISILIASAIGVSFPIIGKSYKALRPQRDIFFIVKAFAAGVILATGFVHVLPDAFESLTSECLKENPWAKFPFAGFISMVAAMLTSVIDYSATAFYERIARTEQEGHKQDHDSTDHHDNGVTHVPVHSHVHTHEELEAGNTKLRQRVVSQVLEVGIVAHSVIIGIALGASEVPCTIRPLVAALTFHQFFEGMGLGSCIAQGGFKMKAASFMALAFSFTTPVGIVVGIGISSTYNENSQTALVVQGLFDAASSGILIYMALVDLMAADFLTPRMRKNPGLQMWCYAALFLGAGAMALLAVWA, encoded by the exons ATGTCGTCTGACAGCTGCTCATCTGATGCCTCAGATGGATGTTATGATAAAGATCTCGCCTTGAAACTCAGAATTGGAGCTCTGATCTCAATTCTGATAGCGAGCGCAATAGGAGTGAGTTTCCCCATAATTGGCAAGAGTTACAAGGCTTTGAGACCACAGAGGGACATATTCTTCATAGTCAAGGCATTTGCAGCAGGAGTGATTCTTGCCACAGGATTTGTCCATGTTTTACCCGATGCATTTGAATCTCTAACCAGTGAATGCCTCAAGGAGAACCCATGGGCTAAATTTCCCTTTGCAGGATTTATTTCAATGGTGGCAGCCATGCTCACTTCTGTCATAGACTACAGCGCTACAGCGTTTTACGAGAGGATCGCTAGAACTGAACAAGAAGGGCACAAGCAAGATCATGACAGCACTGATCATCATGATAATGGTGTAACTCATGTACCAGTTCATTCTCATGTTCATACCCATGAAGAGTTAGAAGCTGGGAACACTAAACTTCGCCAGCGCGTGGTTTCACAG GTATTAGAGGTGGGCATTGTGGCACATTCGGTGATAATTGGAATAGCACTAGGAGCATCAGAAGTTCCCTGCACCATAAGGCCTTTAGTTGCTGCTCTTACATTTCATCAATTTTTTGAAGGCATGGGTTTAGGCTCCTGCATAGCTCAG GGGGGTTTCAAGATGAAGGCTGCAAGCTTTATGGCATTAGCATTTTCATTCACAACACCTGTTGGAATAGTAGTGGGCATTGGCATATCTTCTACCTACAATGAAAACAGTCAGACGGCTTTGGTGGTTCAAGGCTTGTTTGATGCAGCTTCTTCTGGAATCCTCATATATATGGCCTTAGTTGATCTCATGGCTGCAGATTTTCTTACACCACGCATGCGCAAAAACCCTGGTCTTCAAATGTGGTGTTATGCGGCACTGTTCCTTGGAGCAGGGGCCATGGCTTTGCTCGCTGTATGGGCCTGA